Proteins found in one Coffea eugenioides isolate CCC68of chromosome 5, Ceug_1.0, whole genome shotgun sequence genomic segment:
- the LOC113771355 gene encoding putative disease resistance protein RGA3, with translation MAELFIPKIIDVLGDVAVKQLGEKVNLVMGVEEEVANISSKLATIEKVLHDAERRRLKDRSVGIWLEKLEDITYEMDDVLDEWNFMIHRAKNEGTNQNARMQPTLRNKVRSFIPSLCSCLKQVPVRSDIAQKIKKINGQLELTLKEADQFKFISTGGIPDSQDFQRIMTTSIIDESEVYGRAADMEKVLDQILSKSSSQGRDGVQIISVVGAGGSGKTTLAQLLFNNDKVQNHFELRNWICVSDPFDQKRVAKAILENAGKSSHEAELDPLIRRIKETFFGKRFLLVLDDVWTEDDSKWKPFQYALKDGALGSVILVTTRSHRVATVVGSTDTHDLGMISHSDCWRIMQRIAFAKKSGDLYKKVERIGQKIAEKCKGLPLAAKTMGSLLRFKDTVQQWQNVLDSEIWQLEEAAVELFPHFYRRAY, from the exons ATGGCTGAATTGTTTATTCCAAAGATAATAGATGTACTGGGTGATGTTGCCGTGAAGCAGCTTGGGGAGAAGGTCAACCTGGTGATGGGGGTTGAAGAGGAGGTGGCAAATATCTCCTCTAAGTTGGCAACCATTGAAAAAGTGCTGCATGATGCAGAGAGACGAAGGCTGAAGGACAGAAGTGTTGGAATTTGGCTAGAAAAACTTGAGGACATAACATATGAGATGGATGATGTGCTGGACGAATGGAACTTCATGATTCACAGAGCAAAGAATGAGGGAACTAATCAGAATGCCAGAATGCAGCCTACACTGCGGAACAAGGTTCGTTCCTTTATCCCATCCCTTTGTTCTTGTCTCAAACAAGTTCCTGTGCGTAGTGATATAGCtcagaaaataaagaaaataaatggacAGCTAGAATTAACTTTGAAAGAGGCAGatcaattcaaatttatttCAACTGGGGGGATTCCTGATTCTCAAGATTTTCAGCGAATTATGACTACCTCAATCATAGACGAATCAGAGGTCTATGGTCGAGCAGCTGATATGGAGAAGGTTCTTGACCAAATTTTGTCCAAGAGTAGTAGTCAAGGAAGGGATGGGGTTCAAATTATCTCTGTAGTAGGGGCCGGGGGTAGTGGAAAGACCACACTCGCCCAGCTGCTCTTCAATAATGATAAAGTGCAGAACCACTTTGAACTTAGAAATTGGATCTGCGTATCAGATCCCTTTGACCAGAAAAGGGTCGCGAAAGCTATCCTTGAGAATGCTGGAAAAAGTTCTCATGAAGCAGAGTTGGATCCGTTGATCCGACGAATAAAAGAAACTTTTTTCGGTAAGAGATTCCTGCTTGTCCTAGATGATGTCTGGACAGAGGACGACTCAAAGTGGAAACCTTTCCAATACGCTCTCAAGGATGGGGCTCTCGGAAGTGTAATCTTGGTAACAACAAGGAGTCATAGAGTGGCCACAGTGGTGGGATCGACTGATACTCACGACCTAGGCATGATCTCTCACTCTGATTGTTGGCGAATAATGCAAAGGATAGCATTTGCCAAAAAATCAGGGGACTTGTACAAAAAGGTGGAAAGAATTGggcagaaaattgcagaaaagtgCAAGGGGTTGCCACTTGCTGCGAAGACTATGGGAAGCCTGTTACGGTTCAAAGATACCGTACAACAGTGGCAGAATGTTTTGGACAGTGAGATATGGCAATTGGAGGAAGCAGCTGTGGAACTTTTCCCTCATTT TTATAGAAGAGCTTATTAG